Sequence from the Castanea sativa cultivar Marrone di Chiusa Pesio chromosome 12, ASM4071231v1 genome:
TATTCTGTGCGATTGTACTTTCGTGAACTAGAATGGAAATATACCCTAACCAAAGCATCCAGTAGCTCAGGATGGTCTCGGAAAAGTATTGAATCCCCATGTAACACAGCTTTAAGCACCTGGCTTTGTATCAATATGAAAATATAGCCATTTACAATTCATCGGCCATTaaacattttaacaaattttatagcTTGGACTAGGAAACAGAGGAGAAATTATTTTCTGCAATGCCTATGATGATGAAGTGAGGAATAATATGGGGAAAATGAGAAATGATAGATGGTGTCTATTTAACCAATACTCTCTAACAGTTTTAACCATAACAAGTGCACCAAATCCATGCAAGTTGACCATCTAAGGCACTTGTGACCCAAGCAAGAGCAACACACCCCATCTTTGCCAATCTCTCTTTCTAGAGAATGGAATGAAGAATTGCAACATAAAGTGTAGTAGTTGTACAGAAGATAGCTACACATGTCTTTTTATCAATTTCACCACAGCGATGCATGATGCATGAATGCTTGTCTATAGTGGCATGTCATTGATGTTAAGAACCTAAGAGATGGTGTCCTAGTTAATTTGGAATCCCTTCCTTCACAAAAATGAGTTATTTAAGTCAATATTATTGGAGAAACTTACCAAAGGCAATTCCTTGGAGAATATGTGGTACCGAAACTCTGCAGCAAGGTCTAGCAGGGGATTTGGACCACTCACATAGCAGTGGACATGTAGACACATTTCGTCTTTCACTTTCTTCCATTCGGCAACTACATCATCTTTGTTATACCAGCCTCTTAACTGTCATTGACATGTAAAATCATGCAGAAATCCAATTAAAGCTTCAAATATTGCAGATGACATATTGCTCCCACTAAAAACATATTCATACTACAGTGATTGTAGTTAGCAACATGTACAAATTTCTAGACACCAATTCACTACCACAAGgtcaattttgaaacaaaatatcGTGGACAGGTGCAATTGTTTGCCTTTGTTCAGGTTTGGACATCAGGTGAAAAGCTTAAATGCCAAATTAGTAAATAATAAGAATGCATACCTGATCAAGATTTATGACATTAGAGATGGTCAAGGTTAAGTTAGCTGTAAAGTCACAGTGGGATAGGATGTAGGTTCTTGGAAGAATTCCTGAATACTTGTTTAACTCTTCTCCTAAGAAAACAACTTTCAGCTTTGAAGCTTCAAATCTTGCTGGAGGACCCAAAAGCCTAACAGCCTAGCATTACGAACATATAACTCACCCAGTTATGCCTTTGAGAATAACAATGATAATTTGTAGCACAATGAACAAACCAATGTGGATGCTGCATTAAATAAGCAATGATTATTCGGAACAATTGATGCAAACAAAATATGCTTTCATCTAACAACCTAACCTTTGTatggttaaatttaattgaaaaatctaAGATACAACACCTAAGAAACTGTACCTATACCTAACTAACGTAAGTTTTGTGCTTAACATGGACCGCATTCTTAACACATGGGTATTGGTTAGAGACTCAAATCTTGACATAGTTTACAAGGAAACTGACTAGGAACATTAATTGAGGTGAATCTGTGATGCCTTCAAATTCACATTGCAGGTCTATATATAAATACTGGTGCAAACATGTCTCACATTGTGAATTTAAGACACCCCCTAGAAATATTTACATTGATGCTCCTTGAAATTCCAATACCAAGTAGCTTCACAGCCACAGGTAGTTAATTGTTAAACCAACTATAGCCAGTACCAAAACTCTGACAATTGACCAAAAAACGAGATTGTGCATTTTACTCTTTCAATACAATAGAGAAAGAAACTTATTAATCATGCTGAAGGCAGATAAAAGGTTTGTAATAATTGATAAGAATCAACAACTGCACAATAATATCAACATGCCAGTATCTAAAACAACCCTAATGTATTTTCCTGAAACATAGTTATAACTTTATCTCTATACATGACAATGCCATTATATATAGTACATTACATATTAAcatagagagaggaaaagagtaGCACCTCAAAGACAAGATTATTGTAGGAGGCTCTAGCATTGCTTATAGAAGAAATGAGAACAGGTTTGGATCTATTTGATGGCTTTAAAATGGTTTTGTTGATGAAGTCTCTCTGTGACTGTGGTGATGGTGAGAAAGCATTGTAAACACAATAATGGCAGGCCATGGAAGATGCATAACACAATCTTCCTCTTCATTTTTCACACCACAACATTGTCTCTCCTCTCAAAGGTAGTctcagagaaagagagaaattgaTGGGTATGTGGAGAATTGGAGTTCATAGTTTTGGTCATGTTGAGTTGAGAGTCTGTGGACTGTGATTCGCATGCCCCACCATAGTCCAAAGTCTTTGTCAAAGGCGTTCCATCCACATATTTGTTTCTctactttattttaaattgaaagaaCGCTTGGAGAATGATGATTGGTGGTGGAGCTAACTGTTCTGACACGTCATGTCCAATGCTTCAATTTTTGATAAGTTGTGGATAATGTGATTACGTGGCTTTTGTTGGGTCTATAGTCTAATCGGCTCATATCTGTAGTCCATACCCTGTTTCTTGTTGCTAATTGATATTATACTAAAACTAATCCATAATCCGTGTCATGTATGAAAAAGTTTAAcctaatatcattttttttttgtttaaatatgaaACTtgatcattattaaaaaaaaaagtttctttccAAATTAGTTTGGGGAGGAAccctttaaacttatcttataCAGTATCTCTTTaatgaatgtgaattttgaaattttaactattaaattatattttctttatattctaaacatgcatgtaaaattttattcaaattggATGTTGTAAGGACCTAAAAAGCTAGATGCCCAGGCCCACTTATAGCGGTGGCTGGATCCGTTCAACAATGGCCCAAAACAAGGAATTTTTTAGAGAaggaaacaaacaacaaaagagGACTCAGCCCTAAGAAGAAAATAAGCAAGGAAGAGCTGATATTATTTATGGGATTAACCATTCCTTGTCATACAAGCTAGCCTGAGGAGGccacaattatataaaaaatgttactattcactctctttttctctcaatgTTCTTCTTGTGTCTTCTCTATCTCTTGGTACTTGTGTCTCTTTCCCTTTCTCTGTAGACCCTTCTTTCCCTATATACTTCTCATTTCCTCACATTTCAACCATCTATTTCTACCTAACTAGCATTCTCTCATGACACTTGTCTCTTTCTATatttgaagaaggtggtggaaggagtcTGCTTAGTTGTGACTTACACTATTTAGGTCATTTCAGCATCAATGCAGTTAATAAAGTTGTTGCCCACCATTTAATGCGAAGACAACAGGCTACTCCAAACTAGAAACTTCCCCTATAATCTCTGATTCTCTCTCATCAGATCCCTCCTCTCAATTGGAACGCCTCAGAATCCTTTTGACTCATCCCTTCCTCTCCCCGGGCAACTTTCCTCCTCAGGCCCGTGGCATCCCCCCACCAATACTAAAACTCTTCAACTTCATCCTCGGTCCTCTAGCACTCAAAgatgtaatttactatttgatcaataaacctatttttaattcataattatttaccacaaaaatttgaaatttaaacatgtcattgatgacataactattgatttttgatcttcttgaaactATGCAAGTATTGTagatataataagaatatgcaatccaatagttagatttttaaaattcacatccaataaaaagatatagtaCAAATAAAAGGATTATAGTCAAAGacaataaagagagaaacacaTTATGTGATCAAGTCACAATAAATTTCAACCATCTAAGGTCcatttggtaagagatttctagtaatgttatttaagttttacggaaatacatgtgggtaaaaaaatgtgtgtaaatACGGGTTgtggtgtttaaacaacagttttcattgtttaaataCTGTTACCAAACGGAGCCCTAGAGTGTGGTccaataattagggttttggtgTACGAtaggttttaaatttaaaccttTGTGAACAATGATATTATATTAGTTCAACTCAAGGACTATTACTTCTTACCAACTTGAAATCATTGGATCCATAAGTAGGTAAAGGCAAATACCTAAATTAAATTCCACACATTGGAGATAAATTATTTAACCCTCCTACAGGACCACTTTAGTAATGCCTAATCATTCTCCCATTCAATAATATAACGCCAAGTGTACATTTAATTGAGCAATCATCCATGTCACAATCCTAATCAttgttcaaataaaaataaattgtacaaaatataaataaataaataaataaaaacttcacCATCAACCTTCACTTCCTATCTCCAACACCGCTAGTCTtgtgaaaatagaaaattactGCAACTTTAACATTTCCAAAATCACCTAGGTGGGAGATTTTTGAAATCCCTGAAGTTACTCTCTTGCctgtttttttcccttaattctCCTTCTCAAGGCATCCCTTTGCACTTTgttttcctcattttattattattattattattattattattattgttattattgtaaGGGCCAAAAATTCTGTTtgcccaagcccacttagaatagtgagtTTGTAGAGTTTAACTTAGAcccaaatcaataaatttgttagaggAGGAATCAAACAATAAGAGAGGGCTTAGCCCAAGGATGATAATGAGGTTGGAAGGCCTCGTTTCATAAAATATGTAGGTCAGTGTATCAATACAAGCTTGCCCAAGGAGGCCAAAATTACACAGAGAAATATCTCAACCAAGTTCTTCTCTCCATGATCTTTTTGTAAtgatctttcttttttgtccCAATCCCCTCTCTATGAAAAccttcttttccttatatactcTCCCCTACTTctcacttcctcatcaatgcagCTAATAAAGTTGTTGTCCTCCATTTAATGTGGCCAAGAGGTTGgatgcagagcattcaatgcggaaGTTACAGGCTACCATAAACTAGAAACTTCCCTCATGATCTCTGGTTCCCACTTGGTATGCCTCATAGTCCTTTTGACTTATCTCTTCACCTCCCCGAGCAATCCTCCTCTTTGAGCCCAGAGCCCGTGGCATTCCCACCCCACACAATGACTCTTCAACTTCATCCTCGGTCCTTGggcacttattattattattattattattattataaaaccaAAGCCTCTGAAGCTCTTACAATTTTctacgtcagcacaatatttaaataaaattatcattttatttaaataaaattatttttgtttagtccaaacttaacaaggagtgaaactctatctctctaacaagtccaacttaaccTCAAACTCatccttatcatttttttaaaacaaaattatttttgtttaatccaaacttaacaaggagtgaaactttaaTATAAACCTTTTACTTGCTGAAGCCTTCTCTAATcaatagaaaaattgaaaaaacggATCAGCTCATTCTTTCATGGGTAGTTGGTGTGGATTGTAAGCTTAGGTTGCCATAAACAACCCCACCTCTTTTGCACGTGATGTGAGTGTGGgatttatttagtattttttttctttttatatcgtccttttatttatatatatatatatatatatatatatatatatatatatatatatatatatatatattggcactatttgttttaataattaacTTTGATAATCAAAATCTTGGAGAAGAAGTCTAAGAATTTGTACTTAGAACAAgattttaatagtaaaatatgGGGTAAGAAAATTGGCATAGAGATTTCACTCAAATCAacaaatagtttcacaaatccGAAcacacaaagaagaagaagaagaagttgaagtactcaacattgtttttgttttgagaaaatatcatgaacactataaaagcaaagcaaaccccaatatatattttttaaaaccgAGTAGAGATATAAGctcttcttatgttattttcttctcctctactttgttaaggaaaaaaaaattttactttatggtttttcatgtattttttaaaaagtaagttTCGTACATGAATTACCAAACTATATTTAgcctttttttacaaaataaaaaagcttgcaataattgaaattattttttcgAATGTAACCCATCTTTCTGttctatttctttattgtttagtcatatatattttgttttatttcaataatttctaagcagtgaatcatctgattatttaatattttttggtttttcagaagttttaatatctgaatttttgaggtttttttttttttttttttttttttgcagtatctAAAACtgtctaacaaattttttgtaagccattgcatGTTCAAGTAATgactttttcatcaaattgtaacacaaattaaagTCATACAATGGtgtaatttcttaaattttttataaaattattttagtctatctcacaaataggtaggttcTGTGCATAGCACAGGTTAGCGACCAGttattatcaatatatatatatatatatatatatatatatatatatatacataaaaccGAAGCCTTTGCCCtctccacaatttttcacgtcatattttttttttaatttttaaatctgatttatttctttttactaaatatatatatatatatatatatatatatatatatttatatatatactctcatttcaCAAGCCAAATCCTCTTCCTCGATATAATTCTGAAACCAGAACACTCTGAAACCAAAACATGCAGGGCAAAACCTCTCCTTTCGACAAAACTAAACACAGCACCTCTCCTTTTGACATTACTCATCAAACGCAGAACCTATACACTCTCTCAAACACAGATCCAAGCTATTTCACAAAAAGCTTGCAAGAACACAACCATGGGAGCCAACGTTTTCAATCTCTGACCCAGCCTCCATATCAGAGCATTCTCTCTCGGTATTTCTCAATTGATCTATGAATAAACTCTTTTCCTACTGTctttaattaggtttttttgtcaatttaaggATTTCGtcttttattaggattttttttgtcaatttagggATTTCAATTCCTAAcccctttttctctctattctttttCGTTAAAGTCAGGGAAACACTCATAGAAAATCAAATTCTACGGGTTTTGTAAGAAAGTGGAGATGTATTGAAGAGCCTCCCAACCTTCAAAATCTAACAACAATCCTACAGGTTTTGCTTTACCTtcaagttttgctttattttgctATCTAGGTTTTTTAGCACATCTGATTTAGCTTAGCTTAATCATTtgtttgattgaataattatttgGGTACCTAAAATGTCAGCCTTCTTTGTCTCCACTCAATCCCccccccacttttttttttcaaaccttCTACCTCTTCTGTACAAGTTCATgtcttttttaatcaaatttgttTAGAAATCTGTAActataaacaaatttaattagGACTCTATAACCATTATCTTATAAATAGTTTTTGCAATAATGtttattcttttaaatatatatatatatatatatatatatatatatatatatatatcttttctGTGCACCAAACCAATTCACGGCTGTTCAATTTATAATTCTTTGTACATTTGTGTTGTTCCTTCCCTACAACAAATTTAAAACAGCAGATTTCAATGAATACTAAACAGCAACAGATTTAATTCTTTGTACATTCGTTTGTTGTTTTAAAGCAAgtttcattcttaatttttgctCTTCCAATCACTTTTATTTAGATTTAATATTCCTGATTAATTTCTGCttttttattacctttctcTTCAGTCTTTTCCTCCATTCAAATCAAGGTTAAAGTTATAGTATTCATTTGCCTCTGTactaaatttttgaattttttttagtataggGTTAACTATTTGTCTACGTACATCTAATTTCTAAATATTGTAGTGTTCTGTTTACATTTAAAGAACTCATGAAACTCAATTTGAATTGTAACTTATCatgtataaataatttttttttgaattttaagtaattaataaATGCATTGGTATGCTGTTGAGACACACAAtccaaataaaattgtaaaagagtCATGAAGGTTGGTTgaattttactttgttttaaTGATCATGTTGATTATATGTGTGCTTTACCTATAAACAATTGCATTGTTGTATCTTCTGGAGTTTGATTTTTACAGACTTAACTTGAATGTTTTCAAGCTAGAACTCACATGagcaaattatatatatatacacacagagagagagagagagagagagagagagagagagagagatgggttcaagttacatattttctaaatcattggatttaagtagattcAACAGTCAAAAAAGACACTTATTAATACTAATATTATAATTTGTATCTCATTAATTATCCATTATTTATTGCAGTCCATACCTatctctaaacctaaaaaaacaccgcatgcagttttggtgttggcgtgtgagtgtattctcttatctcatttcattcccctatatatgtgtgtgtgtgtgtgtttctcaaataaaaaaatataaaaaaaaaacataaaaaaacacaaaacattgTACGtatctctttaatttttttttcccaccgtttctccaaaaaaaaagaatttctcCATTACACGCCTCTCTGTCTCTTCCACCTCCTCCGCTAGGTCGCTggcagaaaaaagaaaaagaaaaaaagagaccaAACAATCCAGTTAAGTTATTGAAATAAAGAGGGATGGTTAGAGATTATGCTTGGCCGTCGATTGGTAAGAGACGATGGACATGGTCTTGGGCAAGGAGTGATGGATAATTGTCCTATGAATGTAGTCTTCTGCATCCTTGTGGAATCCAACATTTCCACCCCTCTAAGCTCAGTTTCCAATCCTTTTCCCTTAATGCAGAatacaagtttttatttttattgttttccccaatcaaatatatttgtttgattttttatattattttagttcaGTAAATGGTTTGGTACTTCTTTCAACCATACAACAGAgtcttaaatataaaaatcatcttACTCTTGTGCTTATCAACAAACATTTCATTCCTTTGAAAGACAAAATTGTGTTACCAACAATTTTCCTAGGATTTGCAATCACCGAGGCTGAAACTTTCTAAATCTCAAGTCTTGTTTGAACCTTGTAAAACCAAATATGTTCATGTCATTCCTAGCTATTGTGGTTgactaaaatttaattgattgaTTCAGGTTGATGGAGACGACAATGCAAAGCTTGGAATTACTATCCTCGGTATGCATCCTCTCTTTCTCGTTTGTGTCTTATATATTTCAAGGCTTTTGATGTTACGACAGCTATAATTCCAGTGTGCTTCACCAATGTTGACTgttaatttatcattttcacaGGAAAAGCAGTGACAGTGGAAGATGAAATTGTGGTGATAAACAGCATTGTTCTACCAACTAAAACTCTTAATGTCAGTGTACAGGAGGAGATTATCTTATGATATCGAAGATATAGAGATCCTGCAATGCCTCTTagttttgttgtaattttatcttttttcttttttcctcatttgtgtTCTTACCGTGGAACTATATGATAGAGGTACAAGAACAAACTAGACCAAATATCCCGGCCACATTAATTGTAATGTTGGATAGCTGATTGCAGATATGTAGGCTTGCAATATTTTTGGATATGAATGAGAGGTTTTTGATATACGAGTACTACTGGTAAATCACATTCTAATTTTTCATATATCCTAGTGAAATCTGCTCTCAACTAAATATCCAATTTTAGTTGCCTCTAGAACAATGACATCCAAGTCAATTTGATGACAACTGCCAACTTAAATTTCATCCGTTGGGAATTTTCCCTGAAGGAATCCATGCCCATTGCATATCTTTAAAatcattctttatttatttttattttttttgagtacCCTTTTCTCTATGTAAGAGAGGGGAGGGGTTGAGCATGGTTCATGGAGGCATACAAGGTTAAGCTGATGCCAATTCATGAAATTGTGGAGTCATTGTTTGCATTGTTGATAATAGAACTGTCTCAATTGAACAATAGATTAGAAAATTGTGGATTGAGATCCAGTGCAATACCTGAGGTACTAACTATCAAGGTAGGTACTAACTATTTCAAACAAGCACTTAAATAGTTAGTAACATAATAAAACATGGCTGCAAGAAGTAAGATTTTAATATTTAAGACACTGTTGTATGATTGGAAGAAGTACCAAATCATTTACTGAactaaaataatagtataaacgatcaaacaaatatatttgagttgagaaaacaataaaaaaaaacttgtattatGCATTAATAaggcaataaaaaataataatatacttTTCATACATTATTATTCAAGctattaaactaaaaaatgaatttcaagGCCGAGGAACCTTAAGGCCCACAATATGCAAGTCACATGGTAAGGAAGCAGCTAAAGGAGAGAAGGATCTTGGGAGTGGCTGCATTGATAAGTCCTGTGCCTTCTTCGCAACAAATGCATGTAATGGATAGTTCAAATGAGCACCAACACgatgaaaaagaagagaggggCTCAAGGGAAAAGGATTGGAAACCAAGCTTAGAGTGGTGGAAATGTTGGATTCCACAAGAATGTGGAAGACTACATTCATAGGACGATTATCCATCGCTCCTTGCCCAAGACCACGTCCATCGTCTCTTACCAATTGGCGGTCAAGCATAATCTCTATCCATCCCTCTTTATTTCAATAACTTAACTGGATTGTttggtctctctttttttttttcttttttttttcttctgccgACCACTTGGCGGTGGAGGTGGAAGAGCGGTGGAGGAgtaagagacagagagagagaggcgtgcAGTggaggactttttttttttttttttgagaaacggtgaaaaaaaaattagagagagaagtacacttttttgtgattttttaggtttagagatAGGAATGGAATGCAATAAATAAGGGATAATTAGTGagatataaatcataatatTAGTATTAATGAGTTTATTTTTTGACCGTTGAATCTACTTAAATctaatggtttagaaaatgtgtaactctaaagagttacaccaggtgtaacttgaacccatctcatatatataccttctcaaaaaaaaaaaaaaaatatatatatatatatacacacacacacacacacatatacttttaaatcaaatttaaccAAAAACCTAGCCACCGTAGTCTCTCTACATCAATTGAGCAATATGTGATaataacctttttattttttgttttattttttgtttttttttctgtaaaaCCATCCAGACCAATTAGATTATGTCAATTTTGTCTTGCAGAAATGAGAGAGGGAGTAAAGTGTCAACCCAATCAAAATGATTAAAGGATCAAATGTCTCGATGAGAAACATAAATGTCATGACTACAGAGTCtgtcttttaaaataaaataaaaaatttattttcaatacatgcgcttttattttttatttttttgataagccaATACATGCACTTATATTATATGAACTTACACTATAACATTGGAAAATTTGAACAGAGGAAATGAAATAAAACTTACACTTCGGTAATCAGTTGTAAATCAAATTGAGGAGAACTTCTTTATTGAAAATCCATGCCCTTTTATCATAATAGCTACATGTTTGACTGTCAAGACTTTTAAAGGCAAGttcatttctcttttctatttgtcTTTATAAGTAATTATGCACACAATCCTTGAAGACAAAAACCATCTTTTGAACTACATGAGAAATCATCCAATTGTTTGAAATACAAAGTATTTTGGCTTTAAGAAGTTGTATAACTGGCTGGAAACTCAGATTTAGtttgttattttctatttgattattgaatgccttatagattttataattttgaatttggttggaaatttttattattatttgtgaatttgaaaattttggagtgGGAGCTGGTATGGGGCCCAGAAAGACTTaattgaaaacagaaaatttttattatgtttatattttattggtGAAGAGGGACTGAGGGAGAAGATTTAGGTGTTAAGGCTGTTGGAGCTGGggtttttctcaagctttcaagCCTCTTTGTGAAGATACATAGGTGGGTTTTGGTTAGGATGTCTCTAAATTGTAAACTCTCTGGCCTTAATGGTAGATTACCAAACTGTTCCAAGCTGAAGAAGGCAAAGGAACCTTTACATGGGCCTAATTCTGTCAGAAAATGGAGAAGAAAGcttctgtttttcttttgtcttttagtTTCTATTGTTTTGAAATAACTTTTAGATCAAAGTTGTGGGCTCTCATTAATTCaactcataattttttagatCAAATTGCTTCCTACTTTAGGACCCCCTTGAGTTGATGtagtattaaataataattgattgaGATCAAAGTATGAATTTCTTTACTGTttatacatatatgtgtgtgtgtgtgtgtgtgtgtgtgtgtgtgtgtaatgcTTGAGTTCTAAAGATCTAAGGTATGTTATTCTAATACGTGAGAGACTTTCCAAGGCCCACTtggtttattataattttgcGTAGATTATAAACCACCAGCTTCATGCTTTAACTTCCTTATTATCTGAATCAGATCAGGTACTGTGTTTATAGCTTTTAAATTGCATCTTTAATAGCTCTGGACTCTTACTGTGTTAGTCTTGACTGTTTCATTTGTAGTCACCGTATGATCTCTGAGTTAATTACAGTTTAATTGGACTGTAGTGAAAATTGGagttcttataaaataaaaagaatagaggaagaaaaacattttgaatTGGACTATGC
This genomic interval carries:
- the LOC142618853 gene encoding magnesium dechelatase SGRL, chloroplastic isoform X2, with the translated sequence MACHYCVYNAFSPSPQSQRDFINKTILKPSNRSKPVLISSISNARASYNNLVFEAVRLLGPPARFEASKLKVVFLGEELNKYSGILPRTYILSHCDFTANLTLTISNVINLDQLRGWYNKDDVVAEWKKVKDEMCLHVHCYVSGPNPLLDLAAEFRYHIFSKELPLGRQGDQIQGLISASEDGLKQKWGKPRSIFQALFTFLL
- the LOC142618853 gene encoding magnesium dechelatase SGRL, chloroplastic isoform X1, whose product is MACHYCVYNAFSPSPQSQRDFINKTILKPSNRSKPVLISSISNARASYNNLVFEAVRLLGPPARFEASKLKVVFLGEELNKYSGILPRTYILSHCDFTANLTLTISNVINLDQLRGWYNKDDVVAEWKKVKDEMCLHVHCYVSGPNPLLDLAAEFRYHIFSKELPLVLKAVLHGDSILFRDHPELLDALVRVYFHSSSRKYNRTEYWGPLKKAAEGRQGDQIQGLISASEDGLKQKWGKPRSIFQALFTFLL